The Loxodonta africana isolate mLoxAfr1 chromosome 5, mLoxAfr1.hap2, whole genome shotgun sequence region CATTCCACTATTGCCAGTCACTTGCTCTGTGTCTTTGAATAGACATTCACCTTCTGAACCTTAATCCCAATCTACAAAATGAAagtaagatttatttattttcagggtTGGCAATGattagcttattggtccagttgtgaggatttttgttttctttatgttgaggtgcagtccatactgaaggctgtggtctttgatcttcatgagtaagtgcttcaagtcctcttcactttcaggaagcaaggctgtgtcatctgcgtaatgcaggctgttagtgactcttcctccaatgctgaagCCCTgatcttcttcaaatagtccagatcttggattatttgctgaacatacaggttgaataggtatggtgaaaggacacaatcctaatccacacctttcctgactttaaaccatgcagtatgctcttgttctgttcgaaaaacTCCGTCTTGGTTTATGcacaggttcctaatgagcacaattaagtattctggaattcccattcttcacaatgttagtcataatttcttatgatccactgagtagaatgcctttgcatagtcaataaaacacaggtaaacatttttctggtattccctgctttcaatcagaatccatctgatatcagctatgatatccctagttccatgttcTCATCTGTATACAGCCTGAATTTCTTGAAGTTTCCTTTTGATATGCTGcagtagctgcttttgaatgatcttcagcaaaattttattttcatgtgatattaatgatactgttcaacaATATCCACTTTATGGTGGgaccacttttcttgggaatgggcataaatatagatctcttccagtcagttggccagggagctgtcttccacatttcttggtatagactTAATGAGTACTTTCAACACTGCTTCCATttgtttgaaacatctcaaatggcatttcatcaattcctggagccttgtttttctccaatgccttcagtgcagcttggaattcttccttcagtaccattggttcctgctcatatggtacctcctgaaaaggtttaACGTCAACCAATTCCTTTTGTTATAcagactctgcgtattcctttcatcttctgttGGTGCTTCCTGAATCATGTAATACTTTTCCTATAAaacccttcaatattacaactcaaggcttgattttttttctttagttcttccagcttgagaaatgctcagcgtgttcttctgttttggttttccatccctaataattagggaaatgaaaattaagacAATAAACTAATTTGGCACAGATTTGTGAAACAAGAATCTGATAAAACTATGTTTGAAGGAGTATAACATGGAATAAACAATCCAAATGAAATTGGtttgacccagtaattctacATGTAGGAACTTGTGCTGCAGAAATACTTGAACATGAGTATATATGAGATGTATGGCAAGATGCTCCCTACAGTACCTAAAGTGGTGTCAATCAGAGGGCACACTTATCTATAATGAAAGGGATAAAGTATATAGTCCTTAAAGAGAATAGGCAGGTTGGCTACAGACAGTATTGCTGAATGTTGTCTAGGTCACATTGCTTTGTAAAAAAGAgtttcagaaatattttaaataactcTGTGATAatcttttctttgaaaaaaatgaaatgtatgTAAACTTGTGTAAacatatagaaattaaaaaaaaaaaaacccactgctgtcgagtcgattccgatgcatagcgaccctataggacagagtagaactgccccatagagtttccagggagcaccttgaggatttgaactgtcgacttcTTGgagagcagccatagcacttaatcactacgccaccagggtttccatagaaatTCAAGGGATCCAGAATGGCCAATACAACCTTGAAAACACAAATGCAAAAGAGTTTCATTCTCTACTTTCAAAACCTACAAATCTCCAGTTATTAATCAAGACGATGTGGTACAGGCATACAGACAGATGTACAGATTATGAACTAGAATAGAGAATGCAGAAACACAGCCACACTTTTATGGTCAATTGTTTTTTCAACAAGAGTACCAGAATAATTCAATTGTGGAaagaacagtctttttaacaagggGGTTTAGAAAAACTGAATATCCACTTGCAAAATAATGAAGCTGGACTGCCTATCTCAACCCATATATCAAAATTAAGCAAGTTGCTTCAAAGAGTaaaatcaagaaagtgaaaacaaGCCCCTTcaaaatgggggaaaatatttgcaaatcatatatctgatacaGGACTTGTGACAAGAATATATAACGAATTtgtacaactcaataataaagacaaatagcccaaagaaaaaatggacaaataatctgactagacatttctccaaagaaagcgTACAAGTGGACAATGAGCACATGAAAGAGAATCAATACCATGCACCATCGAAGATGCATAAGTAAAATCACTAGGAAATACAACTTCACACTCACCTAGTTGACTATAATCAAGACAAATAATGGAAAGGTTCTCAAGAAAGTGGAGAACCTAAGTTGATGGTGGTGAATTAATCTGGGTAGAGATAGCAAGAGTGATAACAcaatgtaaagaatgtaaccaagatcactgaactgtacatgtataAGTAGTGAATGTGTGTATGATTTGCTGTGTCTATATTTTtgccggaagccctggtggtgaggtggaaaaataaatattttaaaaagaattaggggggaaaaaaaaaaagaatgtggagAAAATGGAACTTTCATGCATGAACACATGTGGAGAGAGAGGATGTAAGAGTGAGGGGTGATGGGTAAGGGTCACAGGATTTCTTTGTGGAGTGATTAAAATGTTCTAACATTAATCATGGTGATAGTTGTTCAACTCTGTGCATGCACTAACAACCATAGAATGGTACACGTTAAATTGAAGAATTGTTTGCTTTGTGAATTATATGTCaataaagattaagaaaaaaaaattttttttcttaaagattttACCAGACACAAAAAGCCTTGAATCATGATTTTCAAAAAAAATGTTGATGCAAATGTGTACGcactttgtctttagtttttgtGTCAAAGAGATTGCAATCACAAGTGGCCTCACACTCACCAATGTTCTTAACACTATTCTAAAATCTATTATATAACACAGGTGAACTCTGAAATATTAGCTCTTCGATTCTTAGTTGTGTAACAATACTGATGATAAAAGGGATATTAAGTACGCTCAGGCAACCATAAGGTCATCTACACTTTGCTTTTTCCACTTGGCATCCACATGCTCTGACTATTAGTATAATGTATTTACTTTGTTGTGTACAAGTTATATTTTAACTCTTTGATAGATTTCCCCCAGGATATAAGTATGAGCAGTGGCATAAGGGAAGAGATTTTTGAAAGAAAGATATTCCTTTAACCAAGATGTCTATGAAATGGATTTCAGTTCTTCTGCTGATACAACTGAGTTGTTGCTTTAGCTGTGGAACTTGTGGGAAAGTGCTGGTGTGGCCACCAGAATATAGCCATTGGATGAATATGAAGACAATAGTGGATGAGCTTATTCAGAGGGGTCATGAGGTGACTGTTCTAACACCTTCAGCTTCCGTTCTTATTGATCCCAACAAACCATCTGCTATTAAATTTGAGGTTTATCCTACATCTCTTACTGAAGATGAGTTTGAGTATGTTTTCATGAAGTTGGTCAGGAGATGGACAAATGAAGTGCCGAAAGatacattttggacatgtttttcaGTATTACAAGAAATCCTTTCAGAGTTTTCTGACTTTATGGAAAGACTTTGTAAAGATGTAGTTTTTAACAAGAAATTTATGATGAAACTACAAGAATCAAGGTTTGATGTCATTCTTACAGATGCTGTTTTCCCTTGTGGTGAGCTGTTGGCCGAGCTACTTAACATACCCTTTGTGTATACTGTCCGTTTCACTACTGGCTATACAGTTGAAAAGTATAATGGAGGACTTTTAACCCCTCCTTCTTACGTACCTATTGTTATGTCAGAATTACCTGATCGAATGACATTCATGGAGAGGGTAAAAAATATGATATATGTGCTTTATTTTGATTTTTGGTTCCAGTTCTTTAATGAGAAGAAGTGGGATCAGTTTTACAGTGAAGTACTAGGTAAGTTATATTTTTAGTTGGTAGAAGGAAGTCCTaacttttcttgtgtctttgaagGTGactttgtgtaaaaaaaaaggcagaggaaacttttttttttataagtaaaagatgaaatgaaaaaaatgaaatgatctATCTATCTCATGAATGTTATAGAGAGGCTTCTATTACAGAATCAGAAGAACCCGGTAGCTAATCACTAGGACAGGGGACTCCCGAGAATAAGAAACCCCCAAATGAAGACACTTGGAATTTCTTTAATCAATTACATATCCATTTTATTGTAGTTTTTATCTTCTAAAAAGGTCATTGTATATCTCCATGAATGTCTGGATGAACATAGACATGCAGATTGAAGAGTGATACATATTTCTAGAATAACTATGTATGTAGCGTTGGGAAAAATACTGTGTAGcagttttgttatttatttaatagAATATTTTTCCATAGTAACTTCTCTGGATTCCTTCTCAGTTGAAAGATATACTGGCTTTATGCCAGATTCAAAAATTGTAATTTGTATCTACAATATTTTATTAATCTGCTAGCCAAATAGCCATAATCAAAATAATACAATTCTACATAGCTTGTGCTTAGTGGACCCTGAGATTTCTAATGATTCCACATTTCTTCACTAAGTGCTTACAAATCACCTGTCTCACAGGTCTACAATGTTGTGGAGGGATTGACATAAAAGTTATTAGTCTGAATTTTTTGTAAACTATGTCTCTCTGTTTAAAAAAATCCACAGTGAGCACATTTATCTccataattttttgaaaatttacAGCATTTACTTTCATGTAGTTTTAttaaataatgaaatattattcagctccTCACTTGAACTGAATACTGTAGTTGGTACAAGGGATTGAGCCATACTCACAAAAACCTCAAATTTCAGTTGGGAAACTGAATGTCAAAAATTGGCTTGCTAATTGGTAGAAACTAGACTGGGTACTTCCGGGAAAGGTGTTTCCATGGCTCTGGCAGGCTTAATTGACTGGGGAGTACAAATCCCAGTTGTTTGCATTGGTGGATCTGTTACTTTTGCAACTTTAGATAATGTAAATGCATAATTAATGCTACAGTGGCTTAGATTTAATAACTGTTTATGATGGTGGAAGTATTGATGTGACATTAGAGATGTAAGGCTCCTCTCACCCTTTTAAACATCTTTAGCCAACTATTGCAAGCTTCTCTCAGTAGATTACTTAGATGATCAGATATCAGTTTTTTCAAGTTGCCtctactttttgttttctcttttctttgcagGAAGACCAACTACATTTTCTGAGACAAGGGGGAAAGCTGAAATATGGCTTGTCCGAAACTATTGGGATTTTCAATTTCCGCGCCCTTTCTTGCCACATTTTCACTTTGTTGGTGGGCTCCACTGCAAACCTGCCAATCCCTTGCCTAAGGTAAACTTACTATAGTTGGTTTAGTATTTTCAAATGAAATCATTCTACTTTCTTCATTTAGAATGTTTGACTAAGTAAGAAAGATGTGGGATGTGTGCTAAAGTGACCTACAAATTAGAAATCTGTATATTTCCATGCCAACCCAAGTGTCTGAATATCATTATCATGATAGAATAAATGGGATACCTGTGAGACTTTGAGAATAGTGTGATAAATTAAAGCCTCCATTATCAGCACATAAGAAAGTATCAGTCATTCATTCAGAGATTATTTTTAGAGTGACTACCATATTCTGGATAAATTACTCGTGGTTGCATACACAGAGAAACTAAATAGACATGGTCCCTGCACCCTCCCATACcccacctcacacacacacatcttataTTCTAGTTGGAAAAATAGAACAGATGGTAAACATACAGTgtgaaaagtattataataaggAAAGACCACAGTGCTAAGGGAACACCCAGCAGGGATCATGGAAAGTAACCCACAGTCATTGATAATTAAGTTGAAGGGTGTGCAGGAATAGGTAGAGAAGGTGGGGGAAAGAGAAAGACAAAATGAAAGCAGGTATAGTAGTAATGGCGGTCCCCAAGATCTCCTAGTGACCAGGAAGAGGAGGTGTAAAGAGGCAGATGATATGGGGGAAGTTTAGTTGGATCCAGAAGGAGTTTGAAACATCTATTAAGAGCATTGGGGAGCCAGGGGAAAGAATGAAGCAAGAGAGAGATACGAGCAGATTTCTTTCACAAAAGAACCCTCAAGATGCAGTTACTGGATTGGATTGTGAAGGAGCAAGACTAGAATGGTGGATCTCTAAGGAGATTGTTTCAGGAGATCAGGCACAGATGATGGGAAACTAGACTAAAATGGTCATAGAATGAACACTGTTCCGGTAAGACTACCAACCTTATACGAGTGTTGTAAGAAAAATATTAGTTAATACATGAAAAACACTCCCAATGCCTCTGGCACAAAGAAAGTAATCCAAAAGTAGTATTAGCTACTATAATTATTGCTACTTTTGGCACTATTACTAATACTATTAATCATTTCATATGTGTCAGGCActttaaatacaaaagaaaaaaatttttttttttttactttaggtaTACTTCTCATTAAATAAGAATTGGTTTTCAAGTAGATCAAAATTATATTCTCTAGCAAAGTCCTAAAGAACCGATATCCAGTGAAGTTTTTAAAAGTGCTTGTATACATTTTAGCAAAGAGATGAGCAGGTCAAAATGCTTAAATTTTGTTGTAAGAATTTAGGCTCTTCATCTGTTTTATAGCTAAGGGGCAGACCATTCCTAACCATTATAAACTGGTGAATATAAATGGGTGCTCCCAACAATATTCGCAGCCAACGCCATGTGTACTTTCTTGCAGCCTTAGTTTACAGCATTGAAACCATTCATTATTTGAAGCCTCACAGTTTTACATCTTTGAGAATAAAAGGGATGGTTTAGCCTATCAGAGGAAGTGTTTTCTACCATATACCAACCCTGCAGGAAATCACAGTAA contains the following coding sequences:
- the LOC100664768 gene encoding UDP-glucuronosyltransferase 2B4-like isoform X2, with amino-acid sequence MSMKWISVLLLIQLSCCFSCGTCGKVLVWPPEYSHWMNMKTIVDELIQRGHEVTVLTPSASVLIDPNKPSAIKFEVYPTSLTEDEFEYVFMKLVRRWTNEVPKDTFWTCFSVLQEILSEFSDFMERLCKDVVFNKKFMMKLQESRFDVILTDAVFPCGELLAELLNIPFVYTVRFTTGYTVEKYNGGLLTPPSYVPIVMSELPDRMTFMERVKNMIYVLYFDFWFQFFNEKKWDQFYSEVLGKPTTFSETRGKAEIWLVRNYWDFQFPRPFLPHFHFVGGLHCKPANPLPKEIEEFVQSSGKHGVVVFTLGSMVSNLTEERANMIASALAQIPQKVLWRFDGKRPDTLGPNTRLYKWIPQNDLLGHPKTKAFITHGGANGIYEAIYHGIPMVGIPLFADQPDNIAHMKVMGAAVRLNMDTMTSTDLFNALKTVIYDPSYKENAMRLSAIHRDQPVKPLDRAAFWIEFVMRHKGAKHLRPAALSLTWYQYHSLDVIGFLLACVAIVSFLVIKCCLLGYQKFYKTRKKKKRE
- the LOC100664768 gene encoding UDP-glucuronosyltransferase 2B4-like isoform X3; the protein is MSMKWISVLLLIQLSCCFSCGTCGKVLVWPPEYSHWMNMKTIVDELIQRGHEVTVLTPSASVLIDPNKPSAIKFEVYPTSLTEDEFEYVFMKLVRRWTNEVPKDTFWTCFSVLQEILSEFSDFMERLCKDVVFNKKFMMKLQESRFDVILTDAVFPCGELLAELLNIPFVYTVRFTTGYTVEKYNGGLLTPPSYVPIVMSELPDRMTFMERVKNMIYVLYFDFWFQFFNEKKWDQFYSEVLGRPTTFSETRGKAEIWLVRNYWDFQFPRPFLPHFHFVGGLHCKPANPLPKVLWRFDGKRPDTLGPNTRLYKWIPQNDLLGHPKTKAFITHGGANGIYEAIYHGIPMVGIPLFADQPDNIAHMKVMGAAVRLNMDTMTSTDLFNALKTVIYDPSYKENAMRLSAIHRDQPVKPLDRAAFWIEFVMRHKGAKHLRPAALSLTWYQYHSLDVIGFLLACVAIVSFLVIKCCLLGYQKFYKTRKKKKRE
- the LOC100664768 gene encoding UDP-glucuronosyltransferase 2B4-like isoform X1, with translation MSMKWISVLLLIQLSCCFSCGTCGKVLVWPPEYSHWMNMKTIVDELIQRGHEVTVLTPSASVLIDPNKPSAIKFEVYPTSLTEDEFEYVFMKLVRRWTNEVPKDTFWTCFSVLQEILSEFSDFMERLCKDVVFNKKFMMKLQESRFDVILTDAVFPCGELLAELLNIPFVYTVRFTTGYTVEKYNGGLLTPPSYVPIVMSELPDRMTFMERVKNMIYVLYFDFWFQFFNEKKWDQFYSEVLGRPTTFSETRGKAEIWLVRNYWDFQFPRPFLPHFHFVGGLHCKPANPLPKEIEEFVQSSGKHGVVVFTLGSMVSNLTEERANMIASALAQIPQKVLWRFDGKRPDTLGPNTRLYKWIPQNDLLGHPKTKAFITHGGANGIYEAIYHGIPMVGIPLFADQPDNIAHMKVMGAAVRLNMDTMTSTDLFNALKTVIYDPSYKENAMRLSAIHRDQPVKPLDRAAFWIEFVMRHKGAKHLRPAALSLTWYQYHSLDVIGFLLACVAIVSFLVIKCCLLGYQKFYKTRKKKKRE